AGAGCAGCCGAGGGCGACGGCGAGGGCGACGAACGCCGAGGGCGTGACGTGCGTGAGCGTCAGCACGACGGCGTACGCGCCCACCCCGTAGAAGAGCGTGTGTCCGAGCGAGATCAGGCCGGCGTATCCGAGGACGATGTCGAGACTCAACGCGAACAGCGCCCAGATGAGTGCCGTCGTCACCATCGAGACGACGAACTTCGAGTAGAGGACCCCCTCGAACACCGGGACGAGCGCGAGCAGTCCGACGACGGCGAGGCCTATGCGGAACCGTAGCCGCGGTCGGTCGCCGAGGACGCCACCGTCGAGGTCGCTGACGAACTGGCTCGGTTCGGAGTCGCCGGCGTCGACCTGCGTGCTGCCGCCGCCGAACAGCCCCTCTGGACGGACGAGTAACACGCCGATCATGAGCCCGAAGACGACCATCCCCTGCAGGTCGGGGACGAACGTGCTGGCGACGCTCTGGAGGATACCGACGAGGAGCCCGCCGAAGACCGCCCCGCGAAAGCTCCCGAGACCACCCAGGACGACGATGACGAACGCCGGGATGATCACCGCATTGCCCATCGAGACGTTCACGTTCTGGTAGCCGCCCAGGACGACACCACCGAACGCCGCCATCGCAGCCCCGTAACCGAACACGAGCGTGTAGTAGCGGTCGATGTCGATGCCGAGGTTGCGGACCATCCCTCTGTCCTCTGCCCCGGCTCTGATCACCAGTCCGAACCGCGTGTGGTGCAAGAGCCCCCACGTGACGAGGGCGAGCAGGAGGCCGGACGCGATCATGAAGTAGTTGTACAGCGAGTAGGAGAACCCGAGGAGCGAGACCGCACCATCGAGCAATACAGGGGGTGAGAGGTTCTTCGCTTCGGTCCCCCAGACGAGCTGTTTCGTGTCGTAGATGATCAACAGCAGGCCGAAGGTGAGGAGGATCTGTGCAAGTTGGCCGCGCCCGTACACACGTCGGATGAGCCCCCGTTCGAGACCTGCACCGAGTGTGCCGACGAGAAGCGGAACGAAGACGAGTGCGAGCCAGAAGCCGCCCTCGCCGAAACCGATGATAACCGAGACTGCGAAGTAGGCACCCAGCGCCAGCAGCTCGCCGTGTGAGATGTTCAACACGTCCATGACCCCGAAGACGACGGACAACCCCGCGGCGACGAGGACATAGACGACCCCAATCGTCACCCCATTGAGGAGAATTTCGAGCAGTTGGAGTGCCGAGACCATATCACGCTCTCACGAGTCCAGTGATAAAATCCCATCCTTACATCGCTGGAGGAGTCTCAATTCGATATCACTCCTTGTGACCCCGGGAAACACTCATCTGCGTCCGGCGTCCAGTGTGTGCCAATGTTCCGTGCGAAGCTCTATCTCGACATGGAGACGGACTGTATCCTGAGTGAGGTCACCGCTCGCTGGGAGACCACGTTCACGGTCAACTACGAGGAGGTGATCGACGACGAGCACATCAAGTTCGTCATCGATGCCGGGGGCAACGCCGACGAGTTCGTACGGGCGTTCGAGGCTTCAGA
This is a stretch of genomic DNA from Salinigranum halophilum. It encodes these proteins:
- a CDS encoding ABC transporter permease; this translates as MVSALQLLEILLNGVTIGVVYVLVAAGLSVVFGVMDVLNISHGELLALGAYFAVSVIIGFGEGGFWLALVFVPLLVGTLGAGLERGLIRRVYGRGQLAQILLTFGLLLIIYDTKQLVWGTEAKNLSPPVLLDGAVSLLGFSYSLYNYFMIASGLLLALVTWGLLHHTRFGLVIRAGAEDRGMVRNLGIDIDRYYTLVFGYGAAMAAFGGVVLGGYQNVNVSMGNAVIIPAFVIVVLGGLGSFRGAVFGGLLVGILQSVASTFVPDLQGMVVFGLMIGVLLVRPEGLFGGGSTQVDAGDSEPSQFVSDLDGGVLGDRPRLRFRIGLAVVGLLALVPVFEGVLYSKFVVSMVTTALIWALFALSLDIVLGYAGLISLGHTLFYGVGAYAVVLTLTHVTPSAFVALAVALGCSALVAGVVGHLAIRVSGVYFVMMTLAFAELANEAVVKFGFTGGSNGLFGVPEPLYGFGPVGVRFSEIIVGREPFAFTGDALFYYFLLMTVVGSYLLVRRMMHAPFGSVLQAIRESELRAGFVGYRVQRVKRQAFTVSGTLAGLSGALFALYNGFATPTLLHWINSGDVVVMAVLGGAGTLYGPMLGAAVFTIFEERLSSLIPWWRLLLGTAFVAVVLFLPKGLVSLPIRLSEYAGATETKTASGGRASEVEGDD